A single window of Salvia splendens isolate huo1 chromosome 6, SspV2, whole genome shotgun sequence DNA harbors:
- the LOC121808974 gene encoding uncharacterized protein LOC121808974 translates to MAKAYDRVQWSSSSRSLDKWDSRRPWIMLIERCIGTCWFSVLINGPPAGFFKSTRGLRQRDPISPALFVIAVDYLSRALDKLILGNKEMTYKATRGSMEISHLAYADDIIIFTQTAPTSLRRLRTCLDHYAEVSGQQINLAKSNFYIADVHEGWANSIQNEGGFSRGTFPFLYLGVPIYRGVKRTDMFIFLREKIAARISGYQTDVRRPQAIGPTNGPFLLGLDKREENNTHGGRRGPRYP, encoded by the coding sequence atggctaaggcctatgatcgtgTGCAATGGTCTTCCTCATCAAGGTCCTTAGACAAATGGGATTCCCGAAGGCCATGGATTATGCTTATTGAGAGGTGCATTGGCACTTGTTGGTTCTCGGTTCTTATTAATGGACCTCCGGCAGGCTTCTTCAAATCCACCCGTGGACTCAGACAAAGAGATCCCATCTCCCCGGCCCTGTTTGTGATTGCTGTAGATTATCTCTCGAGAGCCCTGGACAAACTAATCCTCGGGAACAAAGAGATGACTTACAAAGCCACACGAGGAAGtatggagatcagccacctcgcctatgccGACGACATCATCATATTCACGCAAACGGCCCCAACCTCTCTTCGAAGACTCAGAACGTGCCTGGACCATTATGCAGAGGTGTCAGGCCAACAAATCAATTTGGCCAAAAGCAATTTTTATATTGCTGATGTGCACGAAGGATGGGCAAATTCAATCCAAAACGAGGGTGGCTTCTCACGAGGTACATTTCCATTCTTATACTTAGGAGTTCCAATTTACCGAGGGGTGAAGCGCACAGATATGTTCATATTCCTCCGGGAAAAGATTGCGGCTAGAATTTCAGGCTATCAAACCGACGTGCGGCGCCCTCAAGCAATTGGACCAACAAATGGCCCGTTTCTTCTGGGGCTCGACAAGCGAgaagaaaataacacacacgGCGGCCGAAGGGGGCCTAGGTATCCGTAA